In Brevibacillus brevis NBRC 100599, a single genomic region encodes these proteins:
- the glyA gene encoding serine hydroxymethyltransferase gives MLDFLRKQDPQVMEAVQLELGRQRDKIELIASENFVSRAVMEAMGTVLTNKYAEGYPGRRYYGGCEYVDIVENIARDRVKEIFGAEHANVQPHSGAQANMAVYFTILQPGDTVLGMNLSHGGHLTHGSAVNFSGTLYNFVDYGVDEDTHLINYEDVRAKALEHKPKLIVAGASAYPRTIDFAKFREIADEVGAYFMVDMAHIAGLVAAGLHPNPVPHAHFVTSTTHKTLRGPRGGLILCKEEFAKGIDKSVFPGVQGGPLMHVIAAKAVAFGENLQPEFKDYAARIIKNARAFAESLTAEGLTLVSGGTDNHLVLIDVSKIGLTGKVAEHLLDEVSITTNKNTIPYDTQSPFVTSGVRMGTPAVTSRGFDEEAMKEVAAIIALTLKNPEDAAKHEEARQRVAALCQRFPMYEGLNI, from the coding sequence ATGCTAGATTTTTTGCGTAAACAAGACCCGCAAGTAATGGAAGCCGTTCAACTGGAGCTCGGAAGACAGCGCGACAAAATTGAGCTGATTGCTTCTGAAAACTTCGTAAGCCGCGCAGTTATGGAAGCAATGGGCACCGTTTTGACGAACAAATACGCAGAAGGATACCCAGGTCGCCGCTATTACGGTGGTTGCGAGTATGTGGATATCGTGGAAAACATCGCTCGTGACCGCGTAAAAGAAATTTTTGGCGCTGAGCATGCAAACGTACAACCACACTCTGGTGCTCAGGCGAACATGGCTGTATACTTCACGATTCTTCAGCCTGGCGACACCGTACTGGGAATGAACCTGTCCCACGGTGGTCACTTGACGCATGGTAGTGCAGTAAACTTCTCCGGTACTCTGTACAATTTCGTTGACTACGGTGTAGACGAAGATACTCACCTGATCAACTATGAAGATGTTCGTGCAAAAGCATTGGAGCACAAGCCAAAGCTGATCGTTGCTGGTGCGAGTGCCTATCCGCGTACGATTGATTTTGCCAAGTTCCGTGAGATTGCGGATGAAGTGGGCGCGTACTTTATGGTGGACATGGCGCACATCGCTGGTCTGGTTGCGGCAGGTCTGCATCCAAACCCAGTACCGCACGCGCATTTCGTTACTTCTACGACGCACAAGACTCTGCGTGGACCACGTGGCGGTTTGATTTTGTGCAAGGAAGAGTTCGCGAAAGGCATCGACAAATCCGTGTTCCCAGGCGTTCAAGGTGGTCCGTTGATGCACGTCATCGCAGCAAAAGCGGTTGCCTTCGGTGAAAACCTGCAACCAGAATTCAAGGATTACGCAGCACGCATCATCAAGAATGCACGTGCATTTGCGGAAAGCTTAACTGCTGAAGGTCTGACGCTTGTCTCCGGCGGAACGGATAACCACCTCGTATTGATTGATGTAAGCAAAATCGGCCTGACAGGTAAAGTAGCTGAACATCTGTTGGACGAAGTAAGCATTACTACGAATAAAAATACGATTCCTTACGATACACAAAGCCCGTTTGTTACAAGCGGTGTGCGCATGGGTACGCCAGCAGTGACAAGCCGCGGTTTTGATGAGGAAGCAATGAAAGAAGTAGCAGCGATTATCGCTCTGACATTGAAAAATCCAGAGGATGCTGCGAAACATGAGGAAGCACGCCAACGTGTGGCAGCTTTGTGCCAACGTTTCCCGATGTATGAAGGCTTGAATATCTAA
- a CDS encoding TIGR01440 family protein, which produces MDLSAIEKQISDIVEEVADMAELAAGQLMVIGCSTSEVLGEHIGKAGSQDVAKALYRGIQSAVGKRGFAVAFQCCEHLNRALVVEREVALRYGLEEVSVVPVPTAGGSMAAHAFTQFTDAAVVEEIRAHAGIDIGHTLIGMHLKHVAVPVRPTQRLVGQAHVTAARTRPKLIGGPRAVYEKTPPNESCT; this is translated from the coding sequence GTGGATTTATCCGCTATCGAAAAACAAATCAGTGACATTGTCGAAGAAGTAGCTGATATGGCAGAGCTTGCAGCCGGACAACTTATGGTGATTGGGTGCAGTACCAGCGAGGTGCTCGGGGAGCATATTGGAAAGGCTGGCAGCCAAGATGTAGCGAAAGCTCTATATCGTGGGATTCAATCTGCTGTAGGGAAGCGTGGCTTTGCTGTTGCCTTTCAATGTTGTGAACATTTGAACAGGGCTTTGGTCGTCGAGCGCGAGGTTGCATTGCGATACGGACTGGAAGAGGTCTCGGTTGTTCCCGTTCCGACCGCTGGAGGCTCTATGGCTGCGCATGCGTTTACACAGTTCACGGATGCAGCTGTTGTAGAGGAAATTCGCGCGCATGCAGGCATAGATATCGGCCATACGCTTATCGGCATGCATCTGAAGCATGTGGCAGTACCGGTGCGTCCGACACAGCGTCTCGTTGGACAAGCACATGTTACGGCAGCGCGCACACGTCCCAAGCTGATTGGCGGACCGCGTGCTGTGTATGAGAAGACACCACCAAATGAAAGCTGCACGTAA
- the rpiB gene encoding ribose 5-phosphate isomerase B encodes MKVALAADHGGYKLKEEIKTLLASMNIQTEDFGCTCEESVDYPDYALPVAEKVAAGEFDRGILVCGTGIGMSIAANKVPGIRCALVHDTFSARATREHNNTNVLAMGERVIGPGLALDIVKIWLETEFQGGRHERRVEKISQIEAKHAGVK; translated from the coding sequence ATGAAAGTAGCACTTGCTGCTGATCACGGTGGATACAAGCTAAAAGAGGAGATCAAGACTCTGCTGGCCTCCATGAACATCCAGACGGAAGATTTCGGCTGCACCTGCGAGGAATCGGTTGATTATCCCGATTATGCTTTGCCAGTGGCGGAAAAGGTAGCAGCGGGGGAGTTTGATCGAGGCATTCTCGTTTGCGGAACAGGTATTGGCATGTCGATCGCGGCCAACAAGGTTCCGGGCATCCGTTGTGCACTTGTGCATGATACGTTTTCCGCGCGCGCTACTCGTGAGCATAACAACACGAATGTGTTGGCGATGGGTGAGCGGGTCATTGGACCGGGTCTTGCGCTTGATATCGTGAAAATTTGGTTGGAAACAGAGTTTCAAGGTGGTCGTCACGAGCGTCGCGTGGAAAAGATTTCCCAAATCGAAGCGAAGCATGCGGGAGTGAAGTAA
- a CDS encoding low molecular weight protein arginine phosphatase has translation MKRILFVCTGNTCRSPMAEAIFRAKSDGQGLEIRSAGVAASAGQDASLHAKQVLEERGIAHDHKASKVDEGLIEWSDVILTMTHGHKRAILTYFPSATEKVHTLQEFVGIEGFSDIADPYGGSLMDYRRCAEEIEESLERLSLMLKDPGLRKSVDE, from the coding sequence GTGAAACGGATACTTTTCGTCTGTACGGGAAATACGTGCCGAAGCCCCATGGCAGAAGCGATTTTCCGTGCGAAGTCAGACGGACAGGGGCTTGAAATACGCTCAGCTGGCGTGGCGGCATCTGCTGGTCAGGATGCTTCCTTGCACGCTAAACAAGTATTAGAAGAGCGAGGAATTGCTCACGATCATAAGGCCAGCAAGGTAGACGAAGGGTTGATCGAATGGTCTGATGTCATTTTGACGATGACGCATGGTCACAAGCGCGCGATCTTGACGTATTTCCCCTCAGCCACTGAAAAGGTGCATACCCTACAAGAGTTCGTTGGGATAGAAGGCTTTAGTGATATTGCTGATCCGTATGGGGGATCACTGATGGATTATCGCAGGTGTGCCGAAGAAATCGAAGAGTCACTGGAAAGGCTCTCATTGATGCTTAAGGACCCAGGTCTTCGTAAATCAGTGGATGAATAG
- a CDS encoding manganese efflux pump MntP, producing the protein MDQVLFQWGQFLTLLIIAFALSMDAFSLGIGVGMVGIRLREIIKVSITIGLFHIMMPIIGIVVGAYLSDLVGDIAVFIGGGVLMIIGLHMLWNGFVQGEQKSVWKTKGFGLLLFAFSVSLDAFTVGFSFGLIEVNRILAISLFGIMGATMSYFGLLLGRSVGGWLGDYSELIGGLILFGFGLKFMI; encoded by the coding sequence TTGGACCAGGTGTTATTCCAATGGGGGCAATTTTTGACCTTGCTCATTATTGCTTTCGCCTTAAGTATGGATGCCTTTTCGTTAGGAATTGGCGTAGGAATGGTTGGGATTCGGTTACGAGAGATTATCAAGGTGAGTATTACCATCGGACTGTTTCATATTATGATGCCGATCATCGGGATTGTCGTTGGAGCGTACTTGTCCGATTTGGTTGGAGATATTGCCGTGTTTATTGGTGGCGGGGTCCTGATGATCATCGGCTTGCATATGCTATGGAATGGCTTCGTTCAAGGGGAACAAAAAAGTGTATGGAAGACAAAAGGGTTCGGACTCCTTCTCTTCGCATTTAGTGTTAGCCTGGATGCTTTCACCGTCGGTTTCTCGTTCGGCTTGATCGAGGTCAATAGAATTTTGGCCATCTCTCTTTTTGGAATAATGGGTGCCACGATGTCCTACTTCGGTTTATTGTTAGGCAGGAGTGTAGGAGGGTGGCTTGGGGATTATAGCGAATTAATAGGTGGACTTATTTTGTTTGGTTTTGGGTTAAAATTTATGATATAA
- a CDS encoding L-threonylcarbamoyladenylate synthase, which yields MEMNGVTKVWSVDNDVENQPSCAQIVDAARFLREGAVVAFPTETVYGLGANALSNEAVEKIFTAKGRPSDNPLIVHIGAWDQLSTVASEVPEKGKKLMEAFWPGPLTVILPKTDQVASLVTAGLDSVGVRMPDHPIALALIKEAGVPIAAPSANRSGRPSPTTAAHVLADLDGRVAGVVDGGATGVGVESTVIDVTQDPPMILRPGGITREQMEPVIGYVELDPSFQVGAAEAPRSPGMKYTHYAPEGEMWLVSGECEKVRGKMEDMLQQAKQHGQKTGVLATEETAPFWQSHASVDVVLVVGSQSDLEGVAQQLYAVLREFDDQEVQYIVGETFPRNGLGMAVMNRLEKAAGGRVLSV from the coding sequence ATGGAAATGAATGGTGTGACAAAAGTCTGGTCTGTGGATAACGATGTGGAAAATCAGCCTAGTTGTGCACAGATTGTGGATGCAGCCCGTTTTCTTCGAGAAGGGGCAGTTGTCGCGTTTCCCACGGAGACCGTTTACGGCTTGGGAGCGAATGCATTATCGAATGAAGCAGTGGAAAAGATATTTACAGCAAAAGGCAGACCCAGCGATAATCCGCTGATTGTACATATTGGAGCGTGGGACCAGTTATCCACAGTAGCAAGTGAGGTTCCGGAGAAAGGGAAAAAGCTGATGGAGGCGTTTTGGCCTGGACCCTTGACGGTGATTTTGCCAAAAACAGATCAGGTAGCGTCGCTAGTAACGGCAGGGTTGGATTCAGTCGGCGTTCGCATGCCTGATCATCCGATTGCCTTGGCTTTGATCAAGGAAGCGGGGGTACCGATTGCGGCTCCGAGCGCCAATCGCTCAGGACGTCCGAGTCCAACGACCGCGGCGCATGTATTGGCTGACCTGGATGGACGTGTAGCGGGTGTGGTCGATGGAGGGGCAACAGGTGTTGGGGTAGAGTCTACTGTTATTGATGTGACACAGGACCCGCCCATGATTCTGCGCCCAGGCGGCATCACACGGGAGCAAATGGAACCAGTAATTGGCTATGTGGAGCTGGACCCTTCCTTTCAAGTGGGAGCAGCCGAGGCACCGCGCTCTCCAGGGATGAAATATACGCATTACGCTCCTGAAGGGGAAATGTGGCTAGTATCAGGAGAGTGTGAAAAAGTCCGGGGAAAAATGGAAGACATGCTGCAACAGGCGAAGCAGCACGGTCAAAAAACGGGCGTGCTGGCAACGGAAGAAACAGCTCCCTTTTGGCAAAGCCACGCATCGGTAGATGTTGTTCTCGTGGTCGGATCACAATCAGATCTGGAAGGGGTTGCCCAACAGTTGTATGCAGTACTGCGAGAATTCGACGATCAAGAAGTGCAGTATATTGTCGGTGAGACTTTCCCGCGAAACGGGTTGGGTATGGCCGTGATGAATCGCTTGGAAAAGGCTGCTGGTGGCCGTGTCTTGTCCGTGTAA
- a CDS encoding DUF3298 and DUF4163 domain-containing protein — protein MSSFKSLASSLLGTAVLLTAVAAPVFAAPASPATSTKPAVQAPKPQANGVVFTPKTITVDTKEFQGKVSIPVISGMKDKAFEAKLNATLLKEAQTGLAEGQKAGKEDAAEAKKNGWELRPHALDISYEVHNAGKLVSFSVQTYIYTGGAHGMTDVTYYTIDNQAKAKQLKLADLFHPGYDYRTILNQIIAQQIKAETQADGFNPYDAFEGIREDQGFSFKDGNLMIHFGQYEIAAYAAGMPEFAIPAHRYQSLLKPEIREALLKK, from the coding sequence ATGTCATCTTTTAAATCCTTAGCTTCCAGCCTGCTTGGCACAGCTGTATTGTTAACAGCCGTCGCTGCTCCAGTATTTGCAGCACCTGCTTCACCTGCAACCTCCACAAAGCCTGCTGTACAAGCGCCAAAGCCACAAGCTAACGGTGTCGTGTTCACACCAAAAACCATTACGGTCGATACGAAAGAATTTCAAGGTAAAGTATCCATCCCAGTGATTAGCGGGATGAAGGATAAAGCTTTTGAAGCAAAACTGAACGCTACTCTGCTGAAAGAAGCACAAACAGGCTTGGCAGAAGGACAAAAAGCCGGCAAAGAAGATGCGGCAGAAGCGAAAAAGAACGGCTGGGAGCTACGCCCTCATGCACTCGACATCTCCTATGAGGTACACAATGCCGGCAAGCTCGTTTCTTTCTCCGTACAGACATACATTTATACAGGCGGAGCACATGGCATGACGGATGTTACGTATTACACCATCGATAATCAGGCCAAGGCAAAACAACTGAAGCTGGCTGACCTGTTCCATCCTGGCTATGACTACCGTACCATTCTCAATCAAATCATTGCACAGCAAATCAAAGCAGAGACTCAGGCGGATGGCTTTAACCCTTACGATGCATTCGAGGGCATCAGAGAGGATCAAGGCTTCTCCTTTAAAGACGGCAACCTGATGATCCATTTTGGTCAATACGAAATTGCCGCTTATGCAGCTGGAATGCCTGAGTTTGCGATCCCAGCTCATCGTTACCAAAGCCTGTTGAAGCCTGAGATTCGTGAGGCTTTGCTCAAAAAGTAA
- the spoIIR gene encoding stage II sporulation protein R: protein MKRMLLMAFSLFMLMMSWEGQLTSANVLDNGPIPQESVRLRIIANSDSVQDQWLKREVRDAIVAQMNTWADDIETLEEAEQMIHTQLPVLQQVVDKTVKERGFSYKAVVDFGEVPFPTKLYGSYVYPAGNYRAVRVQIGEAKGQNWWCVLFPPLCFIDMSNGDAVKAEPTPKPEESEPTAEAASEEVAVLPLEENEVGNHSETNRVDVEQTKAEEEESSEVEKAEEAEEVTASAPEVEVRFYLWEKIEGWLS from the coding sequence ATGAAACGGATGTTGTTAATGGCATTTAGCCTGTTTATGCTTATGATGAGCTGGGAGGGGCAGCTTACTTCGGCCAATGTGTTGGATAATGGGCCGATCCCTCAGGAATCCGTTCGCTTGCGCATTATTGCGAACAGCGATTCTGTCCAAGATCAATGGTTAAAGCGCGAAGTCAGAGATGCGATTGTCGCTCAAATGAATACGTGGGCGGACGATATCGAGACTTTGGAGGAAGCAGAGCAAATGATTCACACACAATTGCCTGTCCTTCAACAAGTCGTGGACAAGACGGTCAAGGAACGAGGTTTTTCATACAAAGCGGTAGTCGATTTCGGTGAAGTTCCTTTTCCAACGAAGCTGTACGGCTCCTATGTGTATCCTGCGGGTAATTACCGAGCGGTCCGTGTACAAATTGGAGAGGCAAAAGGTCAAAACTGGTGGTGTGTCCTGTTCCCGCCGCTCTGCTTTATTGACATGTCCAATGGCGACGCTGTAAAAGCCGAGCCAACTCCAAAGCCGGAAGAATCTGAGCCAACGGCAGAAGCTGCATCCGAGGAAGTAGCAGTCTTACCCCTGGAAGAGAACGAAGTAGGGAATCATTCCGAAACAAATAGAGTGGACGTTGAGCAAACAAAAGCAGAGGAAGAAGAGTCCTCAGAGGTAGAAAAAGCAGAAGAAGCAGAAGAAGTAACTGCCTCTGCTCCTGAAGTAGAAGTGCGATTTTACTTATGGGAAAAAATCGAGGGCTGGCTCTCCTAA
- the prmC gene encoding peptide chain release factor N(5)-glutamine methyltransferase: MHTQLDWSDVTTIREALLRASSFLREKGTKDPLFEAELMIRHCLDWDRTRFLMAMPDSIDAETLVKLDGLCVRRANNEPLQYMFGEQEFYGRPFTVRPGVLIPRPETEILVEQVMAAATMLWPESEELAVVDIGTGSGAICITLALEKPQWRVTTVDLSLEATAIARENASRLGADVRFLQGDLVQPLLEAGEKVDVLVSNPPYIPSRDVEELDDEVRVHEPRLALDGGEDGLDCYRRLCEALPNLLKDRAVVAFEVGIYQARDVAALMRASGVMDEVEIVPDLAGIERVVIGVRR; this comes from the coding sequence AAAAAGGGACAAAGGATCCTTTGTTCGAAGCGGAGCTAATGATTCGTCATTGTCTCGACTGGGATCGGACGCGCTTCTTAATGGCGATGCCGGATTCAATCGATGCAGAAACATTGGTGAAGCTGGACGGACTGTGCGTGCGTAGGGCGAATAACGAGCCATTGCAATACATGTTTGGCGAACAGGAGTTTTACGGGCGTCCTTTTACGGTGCGACCAGGCGTGCTGATCCCCAGACCGGAAACGGAAATACTGGTAGAGCAAGTGATGGCTGCCGCTACAATGCTCTGGCCTGAGAGCGAAGAGCTAGCGGTGGTGGATATCGGCACAGGGAGCGGAGCCATCTGCATTACGCTCGCGCTAGAAAAACCGCAATGGCGCGTGACTACGGTGGACCTGTCTCTTGAGGCAACGGCAATTGCACGGGAAAATGCAAGTCGTCTTGGGGCAGATGTCCGCTTTCTACAAGGGGATTTGGTGCAGCCGCTTTTGGAAGCAGGCGAAAAGGTAGACGTCCTCGTATCCAATCCACCATATATCCCGAGTCGTGATGTCGAGGAGCTGGACGATGAGGTGCGTGTACATGAACCTCGCTTGGCTCTGGATGGCGGTGAAGATGGGCTGGATTGCTATCGTCGCCTGTGTGAGGCGCTGCCGAATCTATTGAAAGATAGAGCGGTCGTAGCGTTTGAAGTAGGCATTTATCAGGCTAGGGATGTAGCGGCATTGATGAGGGCATCCGGTGTCATGGATGAGGTAGAGATTGTTCCAGATTTGGCGGGGATCGAGCGGGTTGTTATCGGAGTGAGACGATAG